DNA sequence from the Halichoerus grypus chromosome 8, mHalGry1.hap1.1, whole genome shotgun sequence genome:
ttgAGTTTCAGATTTACAAGATGAAGAAATTCTAGGGATCTTTTCTACCACAgatgaatatacttaataatactgaactgtacacttatgCAGGGTTTATATTGTAGATTTTCATGGTATAtgatttttaccacaataaaaaaatgggaagattCAGAAAAGCAGTGAACCTGATgtgatgaaaaagaatgaaattctatCTTTGATAAAGCCCATTTCTCCCCTTTTACTACTCTTGACTGGTTTTGGTGTTTTCTTATTCCCCAGTTTCATTGTCCCTAATCTCAATCTTCATCCTGTTCTACAGTGTGTTTCTCCTTAATTCATTCCTATCTCATGTTTCAGAAAACTTTCACTCCTAAATGGTGATCCATTGATTAATCAGTTTCCCCACAATCCTACTCTCTGAGTGTAAATTGTACagagagaagaaattgaaaatgatcaTAAAAGGGGGATGAAATATGTTGATATGGGAAAGTAGGGtcagatataatttatataactatAATTTCCCTTTGTgggtaattaaattttattttcacctactgtctctttttcttttgtgagcAAATATACCTTCTTGcttgtatattttgtttattgttacaGGCACCTGTGAAGGTTTTCTTCTTGCCAAATTCTCCTATTAATTTTAGGCAATGAGAGATTTTCCTGATAGTTCCAATTATAATATGATCTCCTGAGTTGTGCTTatgtcatcatcattgtcatcattatcatcattacttATGAAGTCTGAAGAATTGGATTACCAGGTAGTTCTCATTTGTAATGCAACATAAATAATTAATACCACTATCATTCCTGAGAATCataatttctttctcacattGTTAGTTCTCATCATTTCAGTGGCAGCCCAGTTGGCTGGATCCATGGATGGAAGGAATCACTCGGCTGTGTCTGAGTTTGTGTTTCTGGGACTCACTCATTCATGGGAGGTCCAGCTTCTCCTCCTGGTGGTCTCCTCTGTGCTTTATGTGGCAAGCATGACTGGAAACATCCTCATTGTGTTTTCTGTAACCATCGATCCTCACTTACATTCCCCCATGTACTTCCGACTGGCCAGTCTCTCTTTCATTGACTTGGGGGCCTGCTCTGCCACCTCACCCAAGATGATTTATGATCTTTTCAGAAAGCACAAAGTTATCTCCTTTGGAGGCTGCATTGCCCAGATCTTCTTCATCCACGTCATTGGTGGCGTGGAGATGGTGCTGCTCATTGCCATGGCCTTTGACAGATATGTTGCCATTTGTAAGCCTCTACACTACTTGACCATCATGAGCCCGCGAATGTGCATTTTGTTTCTGGCTGCTGCTTGGGCCCTTGGCATTATTCACTCACTGTTCCAACTAGCATTTATTGTTAATTTACCCTTCTGTGGTCCTAATGTATTGGACAGCTTTTACTGTGACCTTCCTCGTCTCCTTAGACTAGCCTGTACAGATACCTACAGATTGCAGTTCATGGTGACTGTCAACAGTGGGTTCCTTTGTGTTGGCTCTTTCTTCACACTCCTCATCTCCTACATCTTCATCCTGTTTACTGTTTGGAAACATTCCTCAGGTGGTTCACCCAAGGCCCTCTCCACTTTGTCAGCTCACATCactgtggtattttttttctttggtccaACCATGTTTATCTATACATGGCCACATCCCAATTCccaaatggacaaatttcttgctctctctgatgCTGTTCTCACTCCTTTTTTAAATCCTGTCATCTACACATTCAGGAATAAAGAGATGAAGGCAGCAATGAAAAGAGCTTTCAGACCATTAgtgatttttagaaagatttcatAAAAAATGCTGTAAAGATTTTTATCGTGATCATCATGTAGCTTGTATCTGGAATTTTAGAATTGGCTTCTTTAATGCATCTGCAGTTGATTTGAGTGTTACTGCACCCTTTAAGAATCTCCTCTTTCCTTAGAATAATGAAGACTTagacaaataaaaccttaattGAAAACTTAACGTTGATTCATATGAAGTTGCACATATATGTGCTACTTATAATAATTTCTTTGCTTCactttttttgttaaagttttCAGTCTATCATTGTTTGTTCAGTTTATCTACATACTTTCTTATAATCTTTCTCTTGATGTATCCCAGGTGCTAATTATTCACTTACGATTGCTAATCTCCACTTTTACCAATAATGTCtcttttccttattcctttggTGAGTTGGGAAATATTCATATCTAATCcaggctctcttttttttttttgaagattttatttattcatttgagagagacagagacacagagcacaagcagggagaatggcagaaggagaagcagactccctgctgagctggaagcctgatttggggctggatcccagcacctggagatcatgacctgagccaaaggcagatgtttaaccatctgagccattcaggcgccccatCTAATCCAGGTTCTTCAGGTCTAGAACAagtcaattttttctttatgttttggagGACATAGTTATCTTGTTCAGCAGGAAAATTTTGTGTTCAGATTgttcttcaaataattaaaagcaaTCTGATTTCAGACTAAAGGAGTACTGATCTCTCCTGCTTCGTTGTGTTCTCCCTTCACCCCCCCTTTTCTTGCTAATCTTTCTCTTAGATAATTGCCTCATGATTACTCAATATTTTTTCTGTTGGTGATGTAACTCtttctgaaagaattttgaaaaacataaaccAATGGCACCTTCTGATATCCTTTTGatcacatacatatgcacattcATGAACCagtaatttattctttgttttattcatttgttttctaaaattatttttttttggcataCTGCATGTATGGAGTTGTGCTTACTCTATATTGGGaattgtttctaggaattcatggAAGCACCCTAAAGTGTATGGCCTAGgagattatatatttaattatttaattaaatttattttattttaattaaaaattaaaaaaaatttatttgagtgtagttgacacaaaatgttacattagtttcaggtatataacagcAGTTCAGCTTCtgtatatgttatgctatgcacACCATAAATGTAGCTACCATCACTATAAAGTGTTACTACGATACCAGTGAGTGTATTACcaatgctgtgtcttttatttccatgacttatttactGTATAACTAGACTTCTGTATCTTCCACTCAcattcactcattttgc
Encoded proteins:
- the LOC118529638 gene encoding olfactory receptor 4F3/4F16/4F29-like, which gives rise to MDGRNHSAVSEFVFLGLTHSWEVQLLLLVVSSVLYVASMTGNILIVFSVTIDPHLHSPMYFRLASLSFIDLGACSATSPKMIYDLFRKHKVISFGGCIAQIFFIHVIGGVEMVLLIAMAFDRYVAICKPLHYLTIMSPRMCILFLAAAWALGIIHSLFQLAFIVNLPFCGPNVLDSFYCDLPRLLRLACTDTYRLQFMVTVNSGFLCVGSFFTLLISYIFILFTVWKHSSGGSPKALSTLSAHITVVFFFFGPTMFIYTWPHPNSQMDKFLALSDAVLTPFLNPVIYTFRNKEMKAAMKRAFRPLVIFRKIS